The genomic DNA TCTATGTGATATGGTGAGAGAGAAATAACCAGATCTCCAACAACTACCGCATCCGAAACCGAAAGCATAAGGGAATATTGTTGATCAGGCCATCAGGGAATCAAAAACACTTGTCTTGCCAGCAATTTAGTCAACGATTAATCCTAAAAGCTGATAGCTAGGTTTAAAGGCTTTGTGTCAAAGAGTACATTGATTTCGAACACAGTCTAATATAGTTGGAACATATACAGTATCGTAGTCATGTTAccacaacaaaatcatcaacgGAGATCAACCAATCCGCAGAAAATTCACGACCGTCCATATGAAAGGCAACAATAATTTGACCCACTCAATACTCAAAATTTGACCCACTACTCAATAAACATGTGGCGGCTGTACACAGAGAGACAAGAGTAACATGGGTTTCGAACTTTGTTAGTAGGCTGAACTCTTTACTAAGCCTGGCCCAACGCTTTACTATGTTAtgttagtttctttctttcttattatattttcagaagaagaaagttttagTTATGTGAAGACAAAAAGAAGTAAGTTTCTAATCATTTGCTTCTAGTGCATAGTCACATTTCTTTTATAGACTTTGTTATATTCCGACGACTTTGTTAAATGTTCATGTAAACTCGGTTCCAAATTTAGTATATATCTTTTacgaaataatatatttttcttcgttTCAAAAATGAGTGAATGACAATCAGTGATGAGGAGGAGATCGATGATTATCTAACCTCGACGTCAGTGCAGACGTGCAATGGATGATAAATGTAATAAATATGATCTTTACTATGATGATGCATATGTGAACTGTGAAGTTGACGTTGTTACGTCTCTTTGTGTTTGATGCGTATTCACGCTTTAAAATGAGTAAACGATGGTCTATTTTTATGTTGAATATTTCTTCACCCGCAAGACGATTTTCGGATGAAAGCTACAAAGTAAGATTATCTTTACTTGTTACTATGACTGAATATCAATAAAGATAACCTTATATTGTTTGCTTATCTCGTGTCATTCGTAGATTCTTTGAACAATTTGCTTATATCTCCCGAAACCATTTagatatatagtaaataatGTTTCTATTaagaatttgttttaaaaaaaaatattttagaaaaccTTATAAACATAAATTACTTTGAAATAAGGAAGTGTGATATATCAATAATATACATTATGTTGGGTTTGAATGAAGGTGGTAACACAAATGACAGTAGCACAAATTAATAGGCTACATGTCTTGGTAATAATGTGAAGTGTTTTAGAAgtcatttttggttttaatttactgaccaaaaaaataaaactattatatattgTATCCGTTTGATTAAAGAGTGACACACAAATCTAAATCATTATTGATCAAGATACTCGTTGAATGCtaagtatgtatatattattttgaactAGTTGAACAAGTTGAAACTTATCTGTCAGATTAGTTGAGTAGAGTAgacaattaaattaattacgaagaaaaaataaaatcgcAAAATCTTCTTCCAATCAATTTATTAACACCTCGTGACAagcatgttttttttattaaaaaatatatatatatatatatatattgacgtGTGTGAGTTGTATTGTTGTttcaatgaatttttatttgataaaataagcCTCGTATTGCTTGTATTTGCTCGAGAGATTCAAAGACTTCAAATTTCAATAATAGTTTCTCATCACTCCATTATTGAGATTTATCATTAATGCTGAAGAAGTATATAACAATAATACATACAATATACACATTGAAAACtgtacttattttatttttttgtttaaccaccgttagtttttttttacatattgtCACACAAGTTAAATCATATAAAGCTGATCAGTATAGTCGTCGCTCAATACCATAACTTGACCCAACcaccaaatataataaaagcGAGAGAGATGAACGGCGAGGGAAAGGTGGTTTGTGTCACCGGAGCTGCCGGATACATAGCTTCTTGGATTGTTAAGCTTCTGCTAATTCGTGGCTACACCGTCAGGGCCACCGTTCGAAACCCATGTAtgtgtcttcttcatctctcctttcttctcctttaGCTTCCTAAGCTAGTTTGGAGTAAGCAATTTAAGACctgacatatttatttatttttttcctctagtggatacaaagaaaacaaagcatcTTCTTCAACTTGAAGGTGCAAGTGAAAGACTAAAACTGTTCAAAGCAGATCTTATGGAAGAAGGTTCTTTCGACGAAGCTATAGAAGGATGCGACGGTGTATTCCATACTGCTTCTCCGGTTTTATTCAACGTTACAGATCCTCAGGCACGTTTAATGACttcaaactatatattttttcttttcaagaacacaatagtttcatttatttatatgctTTGTCGATTTGGAGTCTTTTCTTCAGACTGAGCTGATTGATCCGGCCGTTAATGGTACTTTGAACGTTTTGAAAACGTGTGCAAAAACATCCACTGTGAAGAGGGTCATCTTAACGTCGTCCACAGCTAGTACTGGTTCTCCTGACCCAAACGTCATGGTGGACGAAACCGTCTTCAACGATGCAAGTCTTTGCTACCAGATGAAGGTCCTTAAATCATGTGCTTTTGTGATGACATAATCAGCCAGTTCATGAGAATTCACTCTGTTTCttaccttttttatttgttttcaactTTCCAGGAATGGTATGCATATTCGAAAATATTAGCTGAGGAAACTGGATGTCGGTTCGCTAAAGAAAATGGGATTGATTTGGTAGTAATGAATC from Camelina sativa cultivar DH55 chromosome 7, Cs, whole genome shotgun sequence includes the following:
- the LOC104701265 gene encoding cinnamoyl-CoA reductase 1-like, with translation MNGEGKVVCVTGAAGYIASWIVKLLLIRGYTVRATVRNPLDTKKTKHLLQLEGASERLKLFKADLMEEGSFDEAIEGCDGVFHTASPVLFNVTDPQTELIDPAVNGTLNVLKTCAKTSTVKRVILTSSTASTGSPDPNVMVDETVFNDASLCYQMKEWYAYSKILAEETGCRFAKENGIDLVVMNPGNVIGPVLQPTLNYSIRVIVDLMNGKIPVYSCYYRFVDVRDVSLAHIKAFEVPSASGRYIIVDPDVSMKDIHKLLHELFPELCRDDKDGENELSEFAYKVCVDKLKSLGIEFTPMKESLKDTIVSLKEMSLLI